In Pseudomonas sp. ADAK18, a single window of DNA contains:
- a CDS encoding glucose/quinate/shikimate family membrane-bound PQQ-dependent dehydrogenase, producing the protein MSTDGASSPSRLLPRLLGILLLIMGLALLAGGIKLSMLGGSLYYLLAGLGITLTGILLMATRRAALGLYAVVLFASTVWALWEVGLDWWQLVPRLALLFALGIVMLLPWFRRPLLRGQAAPLGTGALSVAVVLAGAAALASQFTNPGELVKGQLDRDAVPGMANAAPTQADGDWNSYGRSAFGDRYSPLAQITPENAHKLVPAWTYRTGDIPGPGDPGETTAENTPLKVNGMLYVCTPHSQVIALDPDTGKEIWRFDPKITTQGAENFKGWAHMTCRGVSYHDDAVYASAQSPTGSASPATAPNACPRRIFVPTADTRLIALNADTGKMCEDFGDKGQVDLRANIGSFAPGGYYSTSPPAVTKNLVVIGGHVTDNVSTDEPSGVIRAFDVHTGKLVWNWDSGNPDDTTPLAEGKTYTRNSPNMWSMFSVDEKLGMLYLPMGNQMPDQYGGDRTEDSEKYSAGLTALDIDSGHVKWTFQFTHHDLWDMDVGGQPSLVDIKTADGVKQAVMASTKQGSIYVIDRSNGQPVVPINEIPVPQGAVAGDHTAPTQPKSDLNFMPPPLKERDMWGVTPFDQMLCRIDFKSLRYDGPFTPPSLQGSIVYPGNFGVFDWGGISVDPVRQIAFVNPSYMAFKSRLIPAADIAKQGPRVSETEGVQPNKGAPYGVILEAMLSPLGLPCQAPAWGYVAAVDLTNHKTIWMHKNGTVRDSSPVPIPLTMGVPSLGGTFTTAGGVSFLSGTLDQYLRAYDVKNGKQLWEGRLPAGAQTTPMTYTGKDGKQYVLVMAGGHGSLGTKQGDYVMAFKLPD; encoded by the coding sequence CAGTGGTGCTGTTTGCCAGCACCGTCTGGGCCTTGTGGGAAGTCGGCCTAGACTGGTGGCAGTTGGTGCCACGCCTGGCACTGTTGTTCGCCCTCGGCATCGTCATGCTGCTCCCGTGGTTCCGCCGTCCGTTGCTGCGTGGTCAAGCCGCGCCGCTGGGCACTGGCGCGCTGAGCGTGGCCGTGGTTTTGGCAGGTGCTGCGGCACTGGCCAGCCAGTTCACCAATCCGGGCGAGCTGGTCAAAGGCCAACTGGACCGTGATGCGGTCCCCGGCATGGCCAACGCCGCGCCAACCCAGGCCGATGGCGACTGGAACTCCTATGGTCGCTCGGCCTTCGGTGACCGTTACTCGCCATTGGCGCAGATCACGCCAGAAAACGCCCACAAGCTGGTGCCCGCCTGGACGTATCGCACCGGTGATATTCCTGGCCCAGGCGATCCCGGTGAAACCACCGCGGAAAACACCCCGCTGAAAGTCAACGGTATGCTCTACGTGTGCACACCTCACAGCCAGGTGATTGCCCTTGACCCGGACACCGGCAAGGAAATCTGGCGTTTCGATCCGAAGATCACCACCCAGGGTGCTGAAAACTTCAAGGGCTGGGCGCACATGACCTGCCGTGGCGTGTCGTATCACGATGACGCCGTCTACGCCTCCGCGCAAAGCCCGACTGGCAGCGCCAGCCCAGCAACCGCGCCAAATGCCTGCCCACGCCGGATCTTCGTACCGACCGCCGACACCCGTCTGATCGCCCTGAACGCCGACACCGGCAAGATGTGTGAAGACTTCGGTGACAAAGGCCAGGTCGACCTGCGTGCCAACATTGGCAGCTTTGCCCCAGGCGGTTACTACTCCACCTCGCCACCTGCGGTCACCAAGAACCTGGTCGTCATCGGCGGTCACGTCACCGACAACGTCTCCACTGACGAGCCAAGCGGCGTAATCCGTGCGTTCGACGTACACACCGGCAAGCTGGTGTGGAACTGGGACAGCGGCAATCCGGATGACACCACTCCGTTGGCCGAGGGCAAGACCTACACCCGTAACTCGCCAAACATGTGGTCCATGTTCTCGGTCGACGAAAAACTCGGCATGCTCTACCTGCCGATGGGCAACCAGATGCCCGATCAGTACGGCGGCGACCGTACCGAAGACTCCGAGAAATACAGCGCTGGCCTGACCGCCCTGGACATCGACAGTGGCCATGTGAAGTGGACATTCCAGTTCACTCACCATGACCTATGGGACATGGACGTGGGTGGCCAGCCTTCGCTGGTCGACATCAAGACCGCTGACGGTGTGAAACAAGCCGTCATGGCGTCGACCAAGCAGGGCAGCATCTACGTGATCGACCGCAGCAATGGTCAGCCAGTGGTGCCGATCAATGAAATCCCTGTGCCCCAAGGCGCAGTGGCCGGCGATCACACCGCACCGACCCAACCCAAGTCCGACCTGAACTTCATGCCACCGCCCCTCAAGGAACGTGACATGTGGGGCGTGACGCCGTTCGACCAGATGCTTTGCCGCATCGACTTCAAGTCCCTGCGTTACGACGGCCCGTTCACCCCGCCATCGCTGCAAGGCTCGATCGTTTACCCGGGTAACTTTGGCGTGTTCGACTGGGGTGGCATTTCTGTCGACCCGGTTCGCCAGATTGCTTTCGTGAACCCGAGCTACATGGCGTTCAAATCGAGACTGATCCCGGCGGCCGACATCGCCAAACAAGGCCCACGTGTCAGCGAAACCGAAGGCGTACAGCCGAACAAAGGCGCGCCATATGGCGTGATTCTTGAAGCGATGCTCTCGCCACTGGGCCTGCCGTGCCAAGCGCCGGCCTGGGGTTACGTGGCAGCGGTCGACCTGACCAACCATAAAACCATCTGGATGCACAAAAACGGCACCGTGCGTGACAGCTCGCCGGTTCCAATCCCTCTGACCATGGGCGTCCCAAGCCTGGGCGGGACCTTCACCACGGCCGGTGGTGTGTCCTTCCTCAGCGGTACCCTTGATCAGTACCTGCGCGCCTATGACGTGAAAAACGGCAAGCAGTTGTGGGAAGGTCGCCTGCCAGCAGGCGCTCAAACCACACCGATGACCTACACCGGCAAGGACGGCAAGCAATACGTGCTGGTCATGGCCGGCGGTCACGGTTCCCTGGGCACCAAACAGGGTGACTACGTGATGGCGTTCAAACTGCCGGATTAA
- a CDS encoding PotD/PotF family extracellular solute-binding protein: MITLRVLGTSVTLLECLRVRAEQELGIRLVYQVHDVEKAQRIAVMQPESYDLYDQWFHNVDFVWPARAIQPIDTQRIALWHEINDLPKRGRLSANDRLGGGSVPSERLFVQHDGSLGSTATHRISMLPLTHNADSFAYRPERLPVGFSPSNESWGWLLDPAWSARTALQSDAAIGALDAALAVQGAGLASFKDIGNMSIEEIDVLADILVRKQKEGHFAAFWSDDEEAAQLMLSPNVDIQSLWSPTLMRLHRAGVKYRLAVPREGYRAWFGGLSLSRHAKGRVLDAAYAYLNWWLSGWPGAVMARQGYYIGNPARTRDHLSSAEWDYWYAGKPAREELLGSDGLPLIDIGEVRDGGSYEQRMGHIAVWNSVMDEHNYLVRRWGDFMRARS, encoded by the coding sequence ATGATTACGTTGCGTGTGCTGGGGACGTCGGTGACGTTGCTTGAGTGTTTGCGCGTACGCGCCGAACAGGAACTGGGGATTCGCCTGGTCTATCAAGTGCACGACGTCGAAAAGGCCCAGCGCATTGCAGTGATGCAGCCCGAAAGCTATGACCTGTACGACCAGTGGTTTCACAACGTCGACTTCGTCTGGCCGGCGCGGGCGATCCAGCCCATCGACACCCAGCGCATCGCCCTATGGCATGAAATCAATGACCTGCCCAAGCGTGGCCGTTTGTCCGCCAACGACCGTCTGGGCGGCGGCAGCGTGCCCAGCGAGCGCTTGTTCGTGCAACACGACGGCAGCCTCGGCAGCACCGCCACCCACCGTATCAGCATGCTGCCCTTGACCCACAACGCCGACAGCTTTGCCTACCGCCCCGAACGTCTTCCCGTCGGCTTCAGCCCGTCCAACGAAAGCTGGGGCTGGTTGCTGGATCCGGCCTGGAGTGCCCGCACCGCATTGCAAAGCGACGCCGCCATCGGCGCCCTCGATGCGGCGTTGGCGGTACAGGGCGCGGGTCTGGCCAGCTTCAAGGACATCGGCAACATGAGCATCGAGGAGATCGATGTGCTGGCCGACATCCTGGTACGCAAACAGAAGGAAGGGCACTTTGCGGCGTTCTGGTCCGATGACGAAGAAGCGGCGCAATTGATGCTCAGCCCCAATGTCGATATCCAGAGCCTCTGGTCGCCGACCTTGATGCGCCTGCACCGCGCCGGGGTCAAATACCGTTTGGCGGTGCCTCGGGAAGGTTATCGCGCCTGGTTCGGCGGCCTGTCCCTGTCGCGACATGCCAAGGGCCGGGTGTTGGATGCGGCCTACGCCTACCTCAACTGGTGGCTGTCCGGTTGGCCGGGCGCGGTGATGGCTCGCCAGGGTTACTACATTGGCAACCCGGCCCGTACCCGTGACCACTTGAGCAGCGCCGAATGGGATTACTGGTACGCCGGCAAGCCGGCCCGGGAAGAGCTGCTGGGTAGCGACGGCTTGCCGTTGATCGATATTGGCGAGGTGCGCGACGGCGGCTCCTACGAGCAGCGCATGGGCCATATCGCGGTGTGGAACTCGGTGATGGACGAGCACAACTACCTGGTGCGGCGTTGGGGTGATTTCATGCGGGCAAGAAGTTAA
- a CDS encoding bifunctional diguanylate cyclase/phosphodiesterase, whose amino-acid sequence MKWRHTFQARIAGVLALLLLVVVGAVYFAMKTATYHAVENQAQVQLETGSRVFERLLELRGRRLQYGLDWLTVDSQFRRAVAGGQAAPILAALRRHGTGIRASEVFVLGLGGQVIASTLPAVPQDRAFPYTDALRQARRSALQTLIVTIGGHPFLLVQDEVLDPQPIARVVMGFRMDDIFASELRTMSNLEVSFMSQHDRQPGELFSTQPHAYWAAITGVMQDSRNNSAQNRPAQMSVLGGQRFLNQALQLANTDDRDRNPVQVLLQSPLDHSLQSFAPLDGQFLGIALAALVVSSVGVLFMARRVSRPLNTLVRAAERIGAGDYRTPVVVRRRDEFGLLAHAFNAMQSGIAVREQQLAHNALHDPLTGLPNRALAMERLGSAISAGRPVVLLYLGIENYRVINEGFGPQGVEEMLREASRCLLCSLSASDTAARITGTEFLLLLENTQIDRAVARADRLYGLLTEPQHIGGDELRHEVSIGIAAYPADGQHVEELISRASIARHDAAALPGYLQIYQQDRDLVHQRQITLIRDLRRAAVENELFLCYQPKLDLHHGHVRQAEALLRWQHPTLGLVSPSEFIPLAERTGSIGSLTQWVIEESIRQLAEWDVRGWQVQLSVNISVDDLSDDSLATRVTERLAHYGVPAEQLVFEITESAIMHNPQQALRVLEQLRDCGISLSVDDFGTGYSSLAQLQRLPVQELKIDKSFVRNLDSTSGDGVIVRSTIEMSHNLGLKVVAEGVEFEHSLKLLKLWKCDTAQGYLISRPLNAMAFEMWMRRERASV is encoded by the coding sequence ATGAAATGGCGCCATACCTTCCAGGCGCGGATTGCCGGTGTGCTGGCGCTGTTATTGTTGGTGGTAGTGGGCGCGGTGTACTTCGCGATGAAAACCGCCACCTACCATGCCGTGGAAAACCAGGCGCAGGTGCAACTGGAAACCGGTAGCCGGGTGTTCGAGCGGTTGCTGGAGCTGCGCGGTCGACGCCTGCAATATGGCCTTGATTGGCTGACGGTGGACTCGCAGTTTCGCCGCGCTGTCGCGGGAGGCCAAGCGGCGCCGATTCTCGCCGCGTTGCGTCGGCACGGCACGGGCATTCGCGCCAGTGAGGTGTTTGTCCTGGGCCTTGGTGGCCAGGTCATCGCCAGTACCTTGCCTGCCGTCCCTCAGGACCGAGCCTTCCCCTACACCGATGCTTTGCGCCAGGCTCGGCGCAGCGCCTTGCAGACGTTGATTGTGACCATCGGCGGCCATCCCTTCCTGCTGGTGCAGGATGAGGTCCTCGACCCGCAGCCCATCGCCCGTGTGGTGATGGGGTTTCGCATGGACGATATCTTCGCCAGCGAACTGCGCACCATGAGCAACCTCGAAGTGTCGTTCATGAGCCAACACGACCGGCAGCCCGGCGAACTGTTCAGCACCCAGCCCCATGCCTATTGGGCGGCGATTACCGGCGTCATGCAGGATTCGCGGAACAACTCTGCGCAAAACCGGCCCGCACAAATGAGCGTCCTGGGCGGGCAGCGTTTTCTCAACCAGGCTCTGCAACTGGCCAACACCGACGACCGTGACCGCAACCCGGTGCAGGTGTTGCTGCAAAGCCCCCTGGACCATTCACTGCAATCCTTCGCGCCCCTTGATGGGCAGTTTCTCGGCATCGCCCTGGCGGCGTTGGTGGTGTCGTCGGTGGGCGTGTTGTTCATGGCGCGGCGGGTCTCGCGCCCGCTCAATACATTGGTGCGGGCCGCCGAGCGTATCGGTGCCGGTGATTACCGCACGCCGGTCGTGGTGCGCCGTCGGGATGAGTTCGGCCTGCTGGCCCATGCGTTCAATGCCATGCAAAGCGGCATTGCCGTGCGCGAGCAACAACTGGCCCACAACGCCTTGCATGATCCGCTGACAGGCCTGCCCAACCGCGCCCTGGCCATGGAGCGCCTGGGCAGTGCGATCAGCGCCGGCCGGCCGGTGGTGTTGCTGTACCTGGGGATTGAAAACTACCGGGTGATCAACGAAGGCTTTGGCCCCCAAGGGGTGGAAGAGATGCTGCGCGAGGCCAGCCGTTGTTTGTTGTGCAGCCTGTCGGCCAGCGACACGGCGGCGCGGATCACCGGCACTGAATTTTTGCTGCTGCTGGAAAACACCCAGATCGACCGCGCCGTGGCTCGGGCCGACCGTTTGTATGGGTTGCTGACGGAGCCCCAGCACATTGGCGGTGATGAGCTCAGGCATGAAGTGAGCATCGGTATCGCCGCTTATCCTGCTGATGGGCAACACGTCGAGGAACTGATCAGTCGTGCGTCCATTGCTCGCCACGATGCTGCGGCGCTGCCCGGCTATTTGCAGATTTATCAGCAGGACCGTGACCTGGTCCACCAGCGCCAGATCACCCTGATCCGAGATCTGCGCCGGGCAGCGGTGGAGAACGAGTTGTTCCTGTGTTACCAACCCAAGCTCGACCTGCACCACGGCCATGTGCGCCAGGCCGAGGCATTGTTGCGTTGGCAGCACCCAACCCTGGGGCTGGTCTCGCCATCCGAATTCATTCCCTTGGCTGAACGCACTGGCAGTATTGGCAGCTTGACTCAATGGGTGATCGAGGAATCCATCCGCCAATTGGCCGAGTGGGATGTGCGGGGGTGGCAGGTGCAACTGTCGGTGAACATCTCGGTGGATGACCTGAGCGATGACAGCCTGGCCACTCGCGTCACTGAGCGGCTGGCGCACTACGGCGTACCGGCGGAGCAGTTGGTGTTTGAAATCACCGAGAGCGCAATCATGCACAACCCGCAGCAGGCCCTGCGTGTGTTGGAGCAACTGCGCGATTGTGGCATCAGCCTGTCGGTGGACGATTTTGGCACTGGCTACTCATCCCTCGCGCAACTTCAGCGCCTGCCGGTGCAGGAACTGAAGATCGACAAGTCCTTCGTGCGCAACCTCGACAGCACCAGCGGCGATGGGGTGATCGTGCGCTCGACCATCGAAATGAGCCACAACCTGGGGCTCAAGGTGGTGGCTGAGGGCGTGGAGTTCGAGCACAGCCTGAAACTGCTGAAGCTGTGGAAGTGCGATACCGCCCAGGGCTACCTGATCAGTCGGCCATTGAATGCCATGGCGTTCGAGATGTGGATGCGTCGAGAGCGGGCTTCGGTGTGA
- a CDS encoding 2OG-Fe(II) oxygenase: MHTLDRVPSKNTPAPTVDRRILTLEKLSRHSLQQLIDGEVLAIRIPDYCDETIAATLNQHIDSSTQLRPYTHEVYEEGQVVQHFYGVHRWGTPFNSTYGKALEEDARQKYYDDALHMQRLMERLCAPRRTPIQTLIEEFNAHWPTGAAIAGFEGKPMYAGIIRAMFPETAHLSETTPHVDCLPQAIVPLEQQFSANIYLQTPPSGGELRIWDTEPFSFAEIEQFEGENLPQERLLEPLRMVPQKNELIIMNTRRPHAICGFESGKRISIQSFIGYVTGQPFQFWC; encoded by the coding sequence ATGCACACTCTGGATAGAGTCCCCAGCAAAAACACCCCTGCCCCAACCGTCGACAGAAGAATCCTGACCCTGGAAAAACTCAGTCGACATAGCCTGCAGCAACTCATCGACGGTGAGGTGCTGGCCATTCGCATTCCCGACTACTGTGACGAAACGATCGCCGCGACGCTGAATCAACACATCGACTCCAGCACCCAACTGCGCCCCTACACCCACGAGGTGTATGAAGAGGGGCAAGTCGTGCAGCACTTCTACGGCGTCCATCGTTGGGGGACTCCGTTCAACAGCACTTACGGCAAGGCATTGGAAGAAGACGCCAGGCAGAAATACTATGACGACGCCCTCCACATGCAGCGCTTGATGGAGCGCCTTTGCGCACCTCGGCGCACGCCCATTCAGACACTGATCGAGGAATTCAACGCCCATTGGCCCACGGGTGCAGCGATTGCGGGCTTTGAAGGCAAGCCGATGTACGCAGGGATTATTCGCGCCATGTTTCCAGAAACGGCGCACCTTTCAGAAACCACGCCCCATGTCGATTGCTTGCCCCAGGCCATCGTCCCACTGGAGCAGCAGTTCAGCGCCAATATTTATCTTCAAACCCCACCCTCGGGCGGAGAGCTACGTATCTGGGACACCGAGCCATTTTCCTTCGCTGAAATCGAACAGTTTGAAGGTGAGAACCTTCCGCAGGAGCGGCTGCTCGAACCCTTGCGGATGGTCCCGCAGAAAAATGAGCTGATCATCATGAATACCCGCCGCCCTCACGCCATTTGCGGGTTTGAGTCCGGCAAGCGCATCAGCATTCAATCCTTTATTGGCTACGTGACCGGGCAGCCGTTTCAGTTCTGGTGCTGA